In Sardina pilchardus chromosome 10, fSarPil1.1, whole genome shotgun sequence, one genomic interval encodes:
- the LOC134094757 gene encoding pro-neuregulin-4, membrane-bound isoform-like — protein sequence MMSDHGEPCDPSEASFCMNGGSCYMIPSVSTPSCQCTDNYKGSRCELFLLDSTALDGKESGMIAAVVIIVLLIVAMLVVIIYYTCKLKRTKEQNQPTREQYWKVQHREPRV from the exons ATGATGTCTG accATGGTGAACCGTGCGATCCATCTGAAGCCTCTTTCTGCATGAATGGGGGATCATGCTACATGATCCCCTCTGTGTCCACCCCTAGCTGTCA GTGCACTGATAACTACAAGGGCAGTCGATGTGAGCTGTTCCTGCTGGACAGCACGGCGTTAGACGGCAAGGAGTCTGGCATGATCGCAGCAGTGGTCATCATTGTCCTGCTCATCGTGGCGATGCTCGTTGTGATCATCTACTACACCTGCAA GCTGAAGAGGACTAAAGAACAAAATCAGCCAACCAGAGAACAGTACTGGAAGGTCCAGCACAGGGAGCCAAGAGTATGA